Proteins from a genomic interval of Salmo salar chromosome ssa14, Ssal_v3.1, whole genome shotgun sequence:
- the LOC106569956 gene encoding bromodomain-containing protein 2 isoform X1, whose protein sequence is METAINPPHDSSLGGVDVGLQGVMAMEQGPPGPGKRIRKPSLLFEGFEGPPLLPHGQAPPSGSPRPLVHDMNRQGRATNQLQFLQRAMMKSLWRHHFAWPFHEPVDASKLSLPDYHKIIKQPMDMGTIKRRLENNYYRSASECMQDFNTMFTNCYIYNKPTDDIVLMAQSLEKAFLQKVAQMPQEEIELPPPPPRGKPGKPGKGRRAAVPGGVTTAHQVPAVSQSAYSPPTPDTPESLLSTPPQTLQAKSLPPTLHSTPAMLGLPPTQPTAKKKGVKRKADTTTPTTMTMAMPITMGVGGIGMGMVGGPDSPLTLTSLGVGQGLGLGIGMGIGMGRGRGMAGAKAAAGRRGVSGRPIKPPKKDLPDWVQIQPVRRGKLSQQLRYCNGILKELLSKKHAAYAWPFYKPVDASMLGLHDYHDIIKQPMDLSTIKRKMDSREYRDAQQFAGDVRIMYSNCYKYNPPDHDVVTMARKLQDVFEFCFAKMPDEPAAPPASMGGRSSSSSSSSSSSSESDPSSESDSDSSPSSDSEEERAHRLAELQEQVCTQLKAVHEQLAALSQGPIVKPKRKKEKKDKKKKKKPEKHRGSRVPVEEDIPIRPPKTPKVTKTSKTPKTPKTKSSKGGSTQGKRGTGKKSNKSKSSKKSQAVTLSMHQMSAAAMLPHYDSEEEDEVSPMSYDEKRQLSLDINKLPGEKLGRVVHIIQAREPSLRDTDPEEIEIDFETLKPSTLRELERYVMTCLRKKPRKPYVGKKGGAGKSREELALEKQLELEQRLLDVSGQLNSGKKPQKTKAEKPSAVEPHAVASRLSASSSSSDSSSSSSSSSSDTSDSD, encoded by the exons ATGGAGACGGCCATAAACCCGCCCCATGACAG CTCCCTGGGCGGGGTCGACGTAGGCCTGCAGGGCGTCATGGCGATGGAGCAGGGCCCTCCGGGCCCCGGCAAGCGCATCCGGAAACCGTCACTGCTGTTTGAGGGATTCGAGGGCCCGCCATTGCTCCCCCACGGGCAAGCTCCCCCCTCTGGGTCACCACGGCCCCTAGTGCACGACATGAACCGGCAGGGCCGCGCCACCAACCAGCTGCAGTTCCTCCAGAGAGCCATGATGAAGTCCCTGTGGAGGCACCACTTCGCATGGCCCTTCCATGAGCCTGTGGATGCCTCCAAACTCAGCCTGCCT GACTATCACAAGATTATCAAACAGCCCATGGACATGGGGACCATCAAGAGGCGCCTGGAGAACAACTACTACCGCAGCGCCAGCGAGTGCATGCAGGACTTCAACACCATGTTCACCAACTGCTACATCTacaacaag CCAACAGATGATATTGTTCTGATGGCCCAGTCCCTGGAGAAGGCTTTCCTTCAGAAGGTTGCCCAGATGCCCCAGGAGGAGATAGAActgccccctcctcccccacggGGCAAACCGGGCAAGCCAGGCAAAGGACGCAGAGCCGCAG TACCAGGAGGAGTGACCACTGCTCACCAGGTTCCGGCAGTGTCCCAGTCCGCGTACTCTCCCCCCACGCCGGACACCCCGGAGTCTCTGCTCTCCACCCCCCCACAGACGCTCCAGGCCAAGAGCTTACCTCCCACCCTCCACAGTACTCCTGCTATGCTAGGCTTACCCCCCACACAGCCCACAGCCAAG AAAAAGGGAGTGAAGCGGAAAgcagacaccaccacccccaccaccatgacCATGGCCATGCCCATCACCATGGGCGTTGGCGGGATTGGCATGGGCATGGTCGGTGGACCCGACTCCCCGTTGACACTCACCTCGCTGGGGGTAGGCCAGGGCCTGGGCCTCGGCATTGGGATGGGTATTGGTATGGGCCGCGGCAGAGGCATGGCGGGCGCCAAAGCAGCTGCAGGGAGGCGGGGAGTCAGCGGGCGCCCTATCAAGCCCCCGAAGAAAGACCTGCCGGACTGGGTGCAGATCCAGCCGGTGCGACGCGGCAAACTGAGCCAGCAGCTCCGGTACTGCAACGGGATTCTCAAAGAGCTGCTGTCCAAGAAACACGCGGCGTACGCCTGGCCCTTCTACAAACCAGTGGACGCCTCCATGCTGGGCCTACACGACTACCACGACATCATCAAGCAGCCCATGGACCTCAGCACCATAAAG AGGAAAATGGACAGTCGAGAGTACCGGGATGCCCAGCAGTTTGCCGGTGACGTCAGGATAATGTATTCTAACTGCTATAAGTACAACCCTCCAGACCATGACGTGGTAACCATGGCACGCAAACTACAG gacGTCTTTGAGTTCTGCTTTGCCAAGATGCCCGACGAGCCTGCGGCCCCTCCCGCTTCCATGGGTGGACGCTCCTCATCTTCTTCATCTTCCTCCTCGTCCTCGTCTGAGAGCGAccccagcagcgagagcgacagcGACAGCAGCCCCAGCTCGGACAGCGAGGAGGAGCGAGCACACCGCCTGGCCGAGCTGCAGGAACAGGTGTGTACACAG CTGAAAGCAGTTCATGAGCAACTGGCCGCACTCTCCCAGGGCCCCATCGTCAAGCctaagaggaagaaagagaagaaggacaagaagaagaagaagaagcccgAGAAGCATCGGGGAAGCCGGGTGCCGGTCGAAGAGGATATACCCATCCGGCCGCCAAAAACGCCCAAGGTCACCAAGACGTCGAAGACGCCGAAGACACCTAAGACCAAGAGCAGCAAAGGGGGCTCCACACAGGGCAAGAGGGGCACTGGCAAGAAGAGCAACAAGAGCAA gtcctccaagaaGTCGCAGGCGGTGACGCTCAGCATGCACCAGATGAGCGCCGCCGCCATGCTCCCCCACTACGActcagaggaggaggacgaggtgtCGCCCATGAGCTACGACGAGAAGCGCCAGCTCAGCCTGGACATCAACAAGCTGCCCGGGGAGAAGCTGGGCCGCGTGGTTCATATCATCCAGGCGCGCGAGCCTTCGCTGCGCGACACCGACCCAGAGGAGATCGAGATAGACTTTGAGACGCTCAAGCCGTCCACGCTGCGCGAGCTGGAACGCTACGTTATGACCTGCCTCCGCAAGAAGCCTCGCAAACCCTATG TAGGGAAGAAAGGTGGAGCAGGGAAGTCCCGGGAGGAGCTGGCTCTGGAGAAGCAGTTGGAATTGGAGCAGAGGTTGCTGGATGTCAGCGGGCAGCTCAACTCTGGCAAGAAGCCTCAGAAAACCAAAG CAGAGAAACCCAGTGCTGTGGAGCCCCATGCCGTGGCGTCTCGCCTCAGCGCCAGCAGCTCCAGCTCCgactcttcttcctcttcctcatcgtCCTCCTCTGACACCAGTGACTCAGACTGA
- the LOC106569956 gene encoding bromodomain-containing protein 2 isoform X5, translated as METAINPPHDSSLGGVDVGLQGVMAMEQGPPGPGKRIRKPSLLFEGFEGPPLLPHGQAPPSGSPRPLVHDMNRQGRATNQLQFLQRAMMKSLWRHHFAWPFHEPVDASKLSLPDYHKIIKQPMDMGTIKRRLENNYYRSASECMQDFNTMFTNCYIYNKPTDDIVLMAQSLEKAFLQKVAQMPQEEIELPPPPPRGKPGKPGKGRRAAVPGGVTTAHQVPAVSQSAYSPPTPDTPESLLSTPPQTLQAKSLPPTLHSTPAMLGLPPTQPTAKKKGVKRKADTTTPTTMTMAMPITMGVGGIGMGMVGGPDSPLTLTSLGVGQGLGLGIGMGIGMGRGRGMAGAKAAAGRRGVSGRPIKPPKKDLPDWVQIQPVRRGKLSQQLRYCNGILKELLSKKHAAYAWPFYKPVDASMLGLHDYHDIIKQPMDLSTIKRKMDSREYRDAQQFAGDVRIMYSNCYKYNPPDHDVVTMARKLQDVFEFCFAKMPDEPAAPPASMGGRSSSSSSSSSSSSESDPSSESDSDSSPSSDSEEERAHRLAELQEQLKAVHEQLAALSQGPIVKPKRKKEKKDKKKKKKPEKHRGSRVPVEEDIPIRPPKTPKVTKTSKTPKTPKTKSSKGGSTQGKRGTGKKSNKSKSSKKSQAVTLSMHQMSAAAMLPHYDSEEEDEVSPMSYDEKRQLSLDINKLPGEKLGRVVHIIQAREPSLRDTDPEEIEIDFETLKPSTLRELERYVMTCLRKKPRKPYVGKKGGAGKSREELALEKQLELEQRLLDVSGQLNSGKKPQKTKAEKPSAVEPHAVASRLSASSSSSDSSSSSSSSSSDTSDSD; from the exons ATGGAGACGGCCATAAACCCGCCCCATGACAG CTCCCTGGGCGGGGTCGACGTAGGCCTGCAGGGCGTCATGGCGATGGAGCAGGGCCCTCCGGGCCCCGGCAAGCGCATCCGGAAACCGTCACTGCTGTTTGAGGGATTCGAGGGCCCGCCATTGCTCCCCCACGGGCAAGCTCCCCCCTCTGGGTCACCACGGCCCCTAGTGCACGACATGAACCGGCAGGGCCGCGCCACCAACCAGCTGCAGTTCCTCCAGAGAGCCATGATGAAGTCCCTGTGGAGGCACCACTTCGCATGGCCCTTCCATGAGCCTGTGGATGCCTCCAAACTCAGCCTGCCT GACTATCACAAGATTATCAAACAGCCCATGGACATGGGGACCATCAAGAGGCGCCTGGAGAACAACTACTACCGCAGCGCCAGCGAGTGCATGCAGGACTTCAACACCATGTTCACCAACTGCTACATCTacaacaag CCAACAGATGATATTGTTCTGATGGCCCAGTCCCTGGAGAAGGCTTTCCTTCAGAAGGTTGCCCAGATGCCCCAGGAGGAGATAGAActgccccctcctcccccacggGGCAAACCGGGCAAGCCAGGCAAAGGACGCAGAGCCGCAG TACCAGGAGGAGTGACCACTGCTCACCAGGTTCCGGCAGTGTCCCAGTCCGCGTACTCTCCCCCCACGCCGGACACCCCGGAGTCTCTGCTCTCCACCCCCCCACAGACGCTCCAGGCCAAGAGCTTACCTCCCACCCTCCACAGTACTCCTGCTATGCTAGGCTTACCCCCCACACAGCCCACAGCCAAG AAAAAGGGAGTGAAGCGGAAAgcagacaccaccacccccaccaccatgacCATGGCCATGCCCATCACCATGGGCGTTGGCGGGATTGGCATGGGCATGGTCGGTGGACCCGACTCCCCGTTGACACTCACCTCGCTGGGGGTAGGCCAGGGCCTGGGCCTCGGCATTGGGATGGGTATTGGTATGGGCCGCGGCAGAGGCATGGCGGGCGCCAAAGCAGCTGCAGGGAGGCGGGGAGTCAGCGGGCGCCCTATCAAGCCCCCGAAGAAAGACCTGCCGGACTGGGTGCAGATCCAGCCGGTGCGACGCGGCAAACTGAGCCAGCAGCTCCGGTACTGCAACGGGATTCTCAAAGAGCTGCTGTCCAAGAAACACGCGGCGTACGCCTGGCCCTTCTACAAACCAGTGGACGCCTCCATGCTGGGCCTACACGACTACCACGACATCATCAAGCAGCCCATGGACCTCAGCACCATAAAG AGGAAAATGGACAGTCGAGAGTACCGGGATGCCCAGCAGTTTGCCGGTGACGTCAGGATAATGTATTCTAACTGCTATAAGTACAACCCTCCAGACCATGACGTGGTAACCATGGCACGCAAACTACAG gacGTCTTTGAGTTCTGCTTTGCCAAGATGCCCGACGAGCCTGCGGCCCCTCCCGCTTCCATGGGTGGACGCTCCTCATCTTCTTCATCTTCCTCCTCGTCCTCGTCTGAGAGCGAccccagcagcgagagcgacagcGACAGCAGCCCCAGCTCGGACAGCGAGGAGGAGCGAGCACACCGCCTGGCCGAGCTGCAGGAACAG CTGAAAGCAGTTCATGAGCAACTGGCCGCACTCTCCCAGGGCCCCATCGTCAAGCctaagaggaagaaagagaagaaggacaagaagaagaagaagaagcccgAGAAGCATCGGGGAAGCCGGGTGCCGGTCGAAGAGGATATACCCATCCGGCCGCCAAAAACGCCCAAGGTCACCAAGACGTCGAAGACGCCGAAGACACCTAAGACCAAGAGCAGCAAAGGGGGCTCCACACAGGGCAAGAGGGGCACTGGCAAGAAGAGCAACAAGAGCAA gtcctccaagaaGTCGCAGGCGGTGACGCTCAGCATGCACCAGATGAGCGCCGCCGCCATGCTCCCCCACTACGActcagaggaggaggacgaggtgtCGCCCATGAGCTACGACGAGAAGCGCCAGCTCAGCCTGGACATCAACAAGCTGCCCGGGGAGAAGCTGGGCCGCGTGGTTCATATCATCCAGGCGCGCGAGCCTTCGCTGCGCGACACCGACCCAGAGGAGATCGAGATAGACTTTGAGACGCTCAAGCCGTCCACGCTGCGCGAGCTGGAACGCTACGTTATGACCTGCCTCCGCAAGAAGCCTCGCAAACCCTATG TAGGGAAGAAAGGTGGAGCAGGGAAGTCCCGGGAGGAGCTGGCTCTGGAGAAGCAGTTGGAATTGGAGCAGAGGTTGCTGGATGTCAGCGGGCAGCTCAACTCTGGCAAGAAGCCTCAGAAAACCAAAG CAGAGAAACCCAGTGCTGTGGAGCCCCATGCCGTGGCGTCTCGCCTCAGCGCCAGCAGCTCCAGCTCCgactcttcttcctcttcctcatcgtCCTCCTCTGACACCAGTGACTCAGACTGA
- the LOC106569956 gene encoding bromodomain-containing protein 2 isoform X2, translating into METAINPPHDSSLGGVDVGLQGVMAMEQGPPGPGKRIRKPSLLFEGFEGPPLLPHGQAPPSGSPRPLVHDMNRQGRATNQLQFLQRAMMKSLWRHHFAWPFHEPVDASKLSLPDYHKIIKQPMDMGTIKRRLENNYYRSASECMQDFNTMFTNCYIYNKPTDDIVLMAQSLEKAFLQKVAQMPQEEIELPPPPPRGKPGKPGKGRRAAVPGGVTTAHQVPAVSQSAYSPPTPDTPESLLSTPPQTLQAKSLPPTLHSTPAMLGLPPTQPTAKKKGVKRKADTTTPTTMTMAMPITMGVGGIGMGMVGGPDSPLTLTSLGVGQGLGLGIGMGIGMGRGRGMAGAKAAAGRRGVSGRPIKPPKKDLPDWVQIQPVRRGKLSQQLRYCNGILKELLSKKHAAYAWPFYKPVDASMLGLHDYHDIIKQPMDLSTIKRKMDSREYRDAQQFAGDVRIMYSNCYKYNPPDHDVVTMARKLQDVFEFCFAKMPDEPAAPPASMGGRSSSSSSSSSSSSESDPSSESDSDSSPSSDSEEERAHRLAELQEQVCTQLKAVHEQLAALSQGPIVKPKRKKEKKDKKKKKKPEKHRGSRVPVEEDIPIRPPKTPKVTKTSKTPKTPKTKSSKGGSTQGKRGTGKKSNKSKSSKKSQAVTLSMHQMSAAAMLPHYDSEEEDEVSPMSYDEKRQLSLDINKLPGEKLGRVVHIIQAREPSLRDTDPEEIEIDFETLKPSTLRELERYVMTCLRKKPRKPYGKKGGAGKSREELALEKQLELEQRLLDVSGQLNSGKKPQKTKAEKPSAVEPHAVASRLSASSSSSDSSSSSSSSSSDTSDSD; encoded by the exons ATGGAGACGGCCATAAACCCGCCCCATGACAG CTCCCTGGGCGGGGTCGACGTAGGCCTGCAGGGCGTCATGGCGATGGAGCAGGGCCCTCCGGGCCCCGGCAAGCGCATCCGGAAACCGTCACTGCTGTTTGAGGGATTCGAGGGCCCGCCATTGCTCCCCCACGGGCAAGCTCCCCCCTCTGGGTCACCACGGCCCCTAGTGCACGACATGAACCGGCAGGGCCGCGCCACCAACCAGCTGCAGTTCCTCCAGAGAGCCATGATGAAGTCCCTGTGGAGGCACCACTTCGCATGGCCCTTCCATGAGCCTGTGGATGCCTCCAAACTCAGCCTGCCT GACTATCACAAGATTATCAAACAGCCCATGGACATGGGGACCATCAAGAGGCGCCTGGAGAACAACTACTACCGCAGCGCCAGCGAGTGCATGCAGGACTTCAACACCATGTTCACCAACTGCTACATCTacaacaag CCAACAGATGATATTGTTCTGATGGCCCAGTCCCTGGAGAAGGCTTTCCTTCAGAAGGTTGCCCAGATGCCCCAGGAGGAGATAGAActgccccctcctcccccacggGGCAAACCGGGCAAGCCAGGCAAAGGACGCAGAGCCGCAG TACCAGGAGGAGTGACCACTGCTCACCAGGTTCCGGCAGTGTCCCAGTCCGCGTACTCTCCCCCCACGCCGGACACCCCGGAGTCTCTGCTCTCCACCCCCCCACAGACGCTCCAGGCCAAGAGCTTACCTCCCACCCTCCACAGTACTCCTGCTATGCTAGGCTTACCCCCCACACAGCCCACAGCCAAG AAAAAGGGAGTGAAGCGGAAAgcagacaccaccacccccaccaccatgacCATGGCCATGCCCATCACCATGGGCGTTGGCGGGATTGGCATGGGCATGGTCGGTGGACCCGACTCCCCGTTGACACTCACCTCGCTGGGGGTAGGCCAGGGCCTGGGCCTCGGCATTGGGATGGGTATTGGTATGGGCCGCGGCAGAGGCATGGCGGGCGCCAAAGCAGCTGCAGGGAGGCGGGGAGTCAGCGGGCGCCCTATCAAGCCCCCGAAGAAAGACCTGCCGGACTGGGTGCAGATCCAGCCGGTGCGACGCGGCAAACTGAGCCAGCAGCTCCGGTACTGCAACGGGATTCTCAAAGAGCTGCTGTCCAAGAAACACGCGGCGTACGCCTGGCCCTTCTACAAACCAGTGGACGCCTCCATGCTGGGCCTACACGACTACCACGACATCATCAAGCAGCCCATGGACCTCAGCACCATAAAG AGGAAAATGGACAGTCGAGAGTACCGGGATGCCCAGCAGTTTGCCGGTGACGTCAGGATAATGTATTCTAACTGCTATAAGTACAACCCTCCAGACCATGACGTGGTAACCATGGCACGCAAACTACAG gacGTCTTTGAGTTCTGCTTTGCCAAGATGCCCGACGAGCCTGCGGCCCCTCCCGCTTCCATGGGTGGACGCTCCTCATCTTCTTCATCTTCCTCCTCGTCCTCGTCTGAGAGCGAccccagcagcgagagcgacagcGACAGCAGCCCCAGCTCGGACAGCGAGGAGGAGCGAGCACACCGCCTGGCCGAGCTGCAGGAACAGGTGTGTACACAG CTGAAAGCAGTTCATGAGCAACTGGCCGCACTCTCCCAGGGCCCCATCGTCAAGCctaagaggaagaaagagaagaaggacaagaagaagaagaagaagcccgAGAAGCATCGGGGAAGCCGGGTGCCGGTCGAAGAGGATATACCCATCCGGCCGCCAAAAACGCCCAAGGTCACCAAGACGTCGAAGACGCCGAAGACACCTAAGACCAAGAGCAGCAAAGGGGGCTCCACACAGGGCAAGAGGGGCACTGGCAAGAAGAGCAACAAGAGCAA gtcctccaagaaGTCGCAGGCGGTGACGCTCAGCATGCACCAGATGAGCGCCGCCGCCATGCTCCCCCACTACGActcagaggaggaggacgaggtgtCGCCCATGAGCTACGACGAGAAGCGCCAGCTCAGCCTGGACATCAACAAGCTGCCCGGGGAGAAGCTGGGCCGCGTGGTTCATATCATCCAGGCGCGCGAGCCTTCGCTGCGCGACACCGACCCAGAGGAGATCGAGATAGACTTTGAGACGCTCAAGCCGTCCACGCTGCGCGAGCTGGAACGCTACGTTATGACCTGCCTCCGCAAGAAGCCTCGCAAACCCTATG GGAAGAAAGGTGGAGCAGGGAAGTCCCGGGAGGAGCTGGCTCTGGAGAAGCAGTTGGAATTGGAGCAGAGGTTGCTGGATGTCAGCGGGCAGCTCAACTCTGGCAAGAAGCCTCAGAAAACCAAAG CAGAGAAACCCAGTGCTGTGGAGCCCCATGCCGTGGCGTCTCGCCTCAGCGCCAGCAGCTCCAGCTCCgactcttcttcctcttcctcatcgtCCTCCTCTGACACCAGTGACTCAGACTGA
- the LOC106569956 gene encoding bromodomain-containing protein 2 isoform X4 — translation METAINPPHDSSLGGVDVGLQGVMAMEQGPPGPGKRIRKPSLLFEGFEGPPLLPHGQAPPSGSPRPLVHDMNRQGRATNQLQFLQRAMMKSLWRHHFAWPFHEPVDASKLSLPDYHKIIKQPMDMGTIKRRLENNYYRSASECMQDFNTMFTNCYIYNKPTDDIVLMAQSLEKAFLQKVAQMPQEEIELPPPPPRGKPGKPGKGRRAAVPGGVTTAHQVPAVSQSAYSPPTPDTPESLLSTPPQTLQAKSLPPTLHSTPAMLGLPPTQPTAKKKGVKRKADTTTPTTMTMAMPITMGVGGIGMGMVGGPDSPLTLTSLGVGQGLGLGIGMGIGMGRGRGMAGAKAAAGRRGVSGRPIKPPKKDLPDWVQIQPVRRGKLSQQLRYCNGILKELLSKKHAAYAWPFYKPVDASMLGLHDYHDIIKQPMDLSTIKRKMDSREYRDAQQFAGDVRIMYSNCYKYNPPDHDVVTMARKLQDVFEFCFAKMPDEPAAPPASMGGRSSSSSSSSSSSSESDPSSESDSDSSPSSDSEEERAHRLAELQEQVCTQLKAVHEQLAALSQGPIVKPKRKKEKKDKKKKKKPEKHRGSRVPVEEDIPIRPPKTPKVTKTSKTPKTPKTKSSKGGSTQGKRGTGKKSNKSKSSKKSQAVTLSMHQMSAAAMLPHYDSEEEDEVSPMSYDEKRQLSLDINKLPGEKLGRVVHIIQAREPSLRDTDPEEIEIDFETLKPSTLRELERYVMTCLRKKPRKPYGKKGGAGKSREELALEKQLELEQRLLDVSGQLNSGKKPQKTKEKPSAVEPHAVASRLSASSSSSDSSSSSSSSSSDTSDSD, via the exons ATGGAGACGGCCATAAACCCGCCCCATGACAG CTCCCTGGGCGGGGTCGACGTAGGCCTGCAGGGCGTCATGGCGATGGAGCAGGGCCCTCCGGGCCCCGGCAAGCGCATCCGGAAACCGTCACTGCTGTTTGAGGGATTCGAGGGCCCGCCATTGCTCCCCCACGGGCAAGCTCCCCCCTCTGGGTCACCACGGCCCCTAGTGCACGACATGAACCGGCAGGGCCGCGCCACCAACCAGCTGCAGTTCCTCCAGAGAGCCATGATGAAGTCCCTGTGGAGGCACCACTTCGCATGGCCCTTCCATGAGCCTGTGGATGCCTCCAAACTCAGCCTGCCT GACTATCACAAGATTATCAAACAGCCCATGGACATGGGGACCATCAAGAGGCGCCTGGAGAACAACTACTACCGCAGCGCCAGCGAGTGCATGCAGGACTTCAACACCATGTTCACCAACTGCTACATCTacaacaag CCAACAGATGATATTGTTCTGATGGCCCAGTCCCTGGAGAAGGCTTTCCTTCAGAAGGTTGCCCAGATGCCCCAGGAGGAGATAGAActgccccctcctcccccacggGGCAAACCGGGCAAGCCAGGCAAAGGACGCAGAGCCGCAG TACCAGGAGGAGTGACCACTGCTCACCAGGTTCCGGCAGTGTCCCAGTCCGCGTACTCTCCCCCCACGCCGGACACCCCGGAGTCTCTGCTCTCCACCCCCCCACAGACGCTCCAGGCCAAGAGCTTACCTCCCACCCTCCACAGTACTCCTGCTATGCTAGGCTTACCCCCCACACAGCCCACAGCCAAG AAAAAGGGAGTGAAGCGGAAAgcagacaccaccacccccaccaccatgacCATGGCCATGCCCATCACCATGGGCGTTGGCGGGATTGGCATGGGCATGGTCGGTGGACCCGACTCCCCGTTGACACTCACCTCGCTGGGGGTAGGCCAGGGCCTGGGCCTCGGCATTGGGATGGGTATTGGTATGGGCCGCGGCAGAGGCATGGCGGGCGCCAAAGCAGCTGCAGGGAGGCGGGGAGTCAGCGGGCGCCCTATCAAGCCCCCGAAGAAAGACCTGCCGGACTGGGTGCAGATCCAGCCGGTGCGACGCGGCAAACTGAGCCAGCAGCTCCGGTACTGCAACGGGATTCTCAAAGAGCTGCTGTCCAAGAAACACGCGGCGTACGCCTGGCCCTTCTACAAACCAGTGGACGCCTCCATGCTGGGCCTACACGACTACCACGACATCATCAAGCAGCCCATGGACCTCAGCACCATAAAG AGGAAAATGGACAGTCGAGAGTACCGGGATGCCCAGCAGTTTGCCGGTGACGTCAGGATAATGTATTCTAACTGCTATAAGTACAACCCTCCAGACCATGACGTGGTAACCATGGCACGCAAACTACAG gacGTCTTTGAGTTCTGCTTTGCCAAGATGCCCGACGAGCCTGCGGCCCCTCCCGCTTCCATGGGTGGACGCTCCTCATCTTCTTCATCTTCCTCCTCGTCCTCGTCTGAGAGCGAccccagcagcgagagcgacagcGACAGCAGCCCCAGCTCGGACAGCGAGGAGGAGCGAGCACACCGCCTGGCCGAGCTGCAGGAACAGGTGTGTACACAG CTGAAAGCAGTTCATGAGCAACTGGCCGCACTCTCCCAGGGCCCCATCGTCAAGCctaagaggaagaaagagaagaaggacaagaagaagaagaagaagcccgAGAAGCATCGGGGAAGCCGGGTGCCGGTCGAAGAGGATATACCCATCCGGCCGCCAAAAACGCCCAAGGTCACCAAGACGTCGAAGACGCCGAAGACACCTAAGACCAAGAGCAGCAAAGGGGGCTCCACACAGGGCAAGAGGGGCACTGGCAAGAAGAGCAACAAGAGCAA gtcctccaagaaGTCGCAGGCGGTGACGCTCAGCATGCACCAGATGAGCGCCGCCGCCATGCTCCCCCACTACGActcagaggaggaggacgaggtgtCGCCCATGAGCTACGACGAGAAGCGCCAGCTCAGCCTGGACATCAACAAGCTGCCCGGGGAGAAGCTGGGCCGCGTGGTTCATATCATCCAGGCGCGCGAGCCTTCGCTGCGCGACACCGACCCAGAGGAGATCGAGATAGACTTTGAGACGCTCAAGCCGTCCACGCTGCGCGAGCTGGAACGCTACGTTATGACCTGCCTCCGCAAGAAGCCTCGCAAACCCTATG GGAAGAAAGGTGGAGCAGGGAAGTCCCGGGAGGAGCTGGCTCTGGAGAAGCAGTTGGAATTGGAGCAGAGGTTGCTGGATGTCAGCGGGCAGCTCAACTCTGGCAAGAAGCCTCAGAAAACCAAAG AGAAACCCAGTGCTGTGGAGCCCCATGCCGTGGCGTCTCGCCTCAGCGCCAGCAGCTCCAGCTCCgactcttcttcctcttcctcatcgtCCTCCTCTGACACCAGTGACTCAGACTGA